The Candidatus Eisenbacteria bacterium genomic sequence GCCATGGCTCTCAGCCGCCTCCCACGAAATGGATGATCTCGATCGCGTCGCCATCGTGGAGCGCCGTCGCGCCGTAGCTGGCGCGTGGGACGACGTCGCGGTTCACCTCGACGGCGATGCGGCGGGGCCCGAGCCCCAGCGTTGCGACCAGGTCGGCCACCGTGCTGCCGGCCGCGAGCTCGCGCGGCTCGTCGTTCACCATCACGTGCACGGCCGGCGACGATATCCGCTCGTCATCGGGGTGACAACATCCCCGCGCGTTGGTATGGGTCACACTTCTTTCGATCCATGCAGTCCACGAACGGCAGGCCGACCGTCGCCGAGGTGAGCCTCGGGGCGCTGCGCGCC encodes the following:
- the thiS gene encoding sulfur carrier protein ThiS, which gives rise to MHVMVNDEPRELAAGSTVADLVATLGLGPRRIAVEVNRDVVPRASYGATALHDGDAIEIIHFVGGG